One Persicobacter psychrovividus DNA window includes the following coding sequences:
- a CDS encoding sigma-70 family RNA polymerase sigma factor: MELTQSINTYRPLLFKIAFEILDNLKDAEDIVQETLIKWTSMDRTKVANPKAYLVRAVTNACLNFKKQWRHRMECPWSMDISEFLPSTKEVEEFKTDIDHQLRSAYKTMVKKLNPLERGTYLLREVFNLDYPEISEIFEKKKDHCRQLVSRAKQRLEDQKERFNVETQQVKKGYEHFLKASREGNLDDFINFLKEDTK; encoded by the coding sequence ATGGAACTGACACAAAGCATTAACACCTATAGACCTCTTCTTTTTAAGATTGCTTTTGAAATACTTGACAATCTGAAAGATGCGGAAGACATCGTTCAAGAAACCCTCATTAAGTGGACCAGCATGGACCGCACCAAGGTAGCCAACCCTAAGGCGTACCTTGTGAGGGCAGTTACCAACGCCTGTCTGAATTTCAAGAAACAATGGAGGCACCGCATGGAGTGCCCATGGTCAATGGACATATCAGAGTTTCTTCCCTCCACCAAAGAGGTCGAAGAATTTAAGACTGATATTGACCACCAGTTGCGCTCGGCCTACAAAACAATGGTGAAAAAACTCAACCCTTTGGAACGAGGCACCTATCTGTTGCGCGAGGTATTTAACTTGGATTATCCCGAAATTTCTGAAATCTTCGAAAAAAAGAAAGATCATTGTCGCCAACTGGTTTCAAGGGCCAAACAACGCCTTGAGGATCAAAAAGAACGCTTCAATGTAGAAACACAGCAGGTAAAAAAAGGCTACGAACACTTCCTGAA